A genomic window from Candidatus Methylarchaceae archaeon HK02M2 includes:
- the hemC gene encoding hydroxymethylbilane synthase — MILTVGTRGSKLSLIQTNAVIKSLKFFHPELEVKVKVIKTTGDKERGKPLFTIDRKGIFEKEIDVAVVKGEVDFAVHSLKDVPITENLGTKIVAIPKRFSPHDVLFSKNIPLKKLPKGGVIGTSSLRRMAQVKFLHPDLEVKPIRGNVETRIAKVNRGEFDGVILAEAGLDRMGMKDLVTERLPIYDFTPAAGQGALAVVTKENNEGVIELLSSINDPLTKAEVTAERSLVFALKGGCRVPIGVIGRANDKSLSLYGCVFSVDTCKKIFSTAEGHPDEAERLGGEVAQSLLEKGAKAFEIEWRKKYGVW; from the coding sequence ATGATATTAACAGTTGGCACCAGAGGAAGCAAGCTGTCACTGATACAGACAAATGCAGTCATAAAAAGCCTAAAATTCTTTCATCCAGAGCTAGAGGTAAAAGTTAAAGTCATCAAGACTACAGGAGATAAAGAACGAGGAAAACCTCTTTTCACTATTGATAGGAAAGGTATCTTTGAAAAGGAAATTGATGTAGCTGTAGTGAAAGGAGAGGTCGACTTTGCAGTTCATAGCCTAAAGGACGTCCCCATCACAGAAAACTTAGGGACAAAAATAGTGGCGATACCAAAAAGATTCTCACCTCACGACGTTCTATTTTCCAAAAATATACCTTTGAAAAAGTTACCCAAGGGTGGAGTTATAGGCACTAGTAGCTTGAGAAGAATGGCTCAAGTCAAATTTTTACACCCTGATTTAGAGGTTAAACCAATTAGAGGTAATGTAGAAACAAGAATCGCTAAGGTAAATCGAGGTGAATTCGATGGTGTAATATTGGCTGAAGCAGGACTTGATAGAATGGGAATGAAGGATCTGGTTACTGAACGCCTTCCAATATATGATTTTACTCCTGCTGCTGGACAGGGAGCTTTAGCTGTTGTTACAAAAGAAAATAATGAGGGCGTCATAGAACTGCTTTCTTCTATAAACGACCCTCTAACAAAGGCTGAAGTTACTGCTGAGAGAAGTTTAGTGTTTGCTCTTAAAGGCGGCTGTCGTGTGCCTATTGGAGTTATAGGGCGTGCCAATGACAAGTCCTTATCACTTTATGGTTGTGTCTTTTCGGTCGATACTTGTAAGAAAATCTTCTCTACAGCTGAGGGACATCCTGACGAAGCTGAAAGGTTGGGTGGTGAGGTTGCTCAAAGCCTATTAGAAAAAGGGGCTAAAGCTTTCGAAATCGAGTGGAGGAAAAAATATGGGGTATGGTAA
- the cobA gene encoding uroporphyrinogen-III C-methyltransferase yields MGYGKVFLVGAGPGDPDLLTVRAVELLNKADAVIYDRLVSKKVLRLVPQNTEKIYVGKGPGKHELSQEEINELIIGMALKGKMVVRLKGGDPFLFGRGGEEAEILMSHDIDFEVVPGITSALAAPAYAGIPLTHRAYSSSIAIVTGHRATNKEETIKWDKLANSVDTIVILMGVGQLESIVESLIRGGLSLDTRVAIIERGTLSDQRTLIGRLGTIVNEAKERKVGPPAVIVIGEVVKFGEKLHWFKVPICSMEERLP; encoded by the coding sequence ATGGGGTATGGTAAAGTCTTCCTTGTTGGCGCAGGGCCAGGAGATCCTGATCTTCTTACAGTAAGGGCTGTAGAACTCCTAAATAAGGCAGATGCAGTAATTTATGATAGACTTGTAAGCAAAAAGGTCCTTCGATTAGTCCCACAGAATACAGAGAAAATATATGTTGGAAAGGGACCTGGAAAACATGAGTTATCTCAAGAAGAGATCAACGAATTGATCATCGGCATGGCTCTTAAAGGGAAGATGGTAGTCAGGTTGAAAGGTGGAGACCCATTTCTTTTCGGTAGAGGGGGGGAAGAAGCAGAGATATTGATGAGCCATGATATCGACTTTGAAGTAGTGCCAGGAATAACCTCGGCTTTGGCAGCCCCCGCCTATGCAGGCATCCCCCTCACCCATAGGGCTTATTCTTCCTCTATTGCTATCGTCACAGGTCACCGAGCAACAAATAAGGAAGAAACGATAAAGTGGGACAAGTTAGCTAATTCGGTAGATACAATTGTCATTCTAATGGGTGTAGGACAATTAGAGTCGATTGTGGAGAGTCTTATAAGAGGGGGTCTGAGCTTGGATACTCGTGTAGCGATCATCGAGCGGGGAACTTTATCAGATCAGAGGACATTAATTGGCAGGCTCGGCACAATAGTAAATGAAGCTAAAGAAAGGAAGGTGGGTCCCCCTGCTGTAATCGTTATAGGCGAAGTCGTTAAGTTTGGGGAAAAACTTCATTGGTTCAAGGTGCCTATATGTTCAATGGAAGAACGATTGCCATAA
- a CDS encoding uroporphyrinogen-III synthase, with amino-acid sequence MVQGAYMFNGRTIAITRPQDQAEEVCDVIRREGGEPYLIPTIETKRSDDLSIVKNFTDTLAKGKVDYVIFMSVNGIKYLLESAQILKLRDKLLKYLNEVFIIAVGPKTASKLESYQIRVDLIPEKYSSHGIVESLKQLDISGKIVYLLRTNAATPTLKENLEMMRVIVREIYVYESLIPKNSYIEKNFIHDLIHGKIHAIIFGSSLSVNNLFKMLKRHISVNELRNLLNNKSTIVAIGPLTARTLHELKVKVDVMPSNYLFDGALFALAQYWNKPL; translated from the coding sequence TTGGTTCAAGGTGCCTATATGTTCAATGGAAGAACGATTGCCATAACAAGACCTCAAGATCAGGCGGAAGAAGTCTGTGATGTTATCAGAAGAGAAGGAGGAGAACCCTATCTAATTCCAACTATAGAAACAAAAAGATCAGATGACCTATCTATCGTTAAGAATTTTACTGACACCCTTGCCAAAGGAAAGGTCGATTACGTTATCTTCATGAGTGTCAACGGTATAAAGTATCTACTTGAATCCGCTCAAATCCTAAAGTTAAGAGATAAATTATTAAAATATCTGAATGAAGTCTTTATAATAGCAGTTGGTCCAAAAACTGCTTCTAAGCTAGAATCTTACCAAATTCGTGTGGACTTAATACCAGAAAAATATAGTTCACATGGGATCGTGGAGAGCCTAAAGCAACTTGATATTTCAGGCAAAATCGTTTATCTGCTCCGTACAAATGCTGCAACTCCAACTCTAAAAGAAAACTTAGAAATGATGAGGGTTATCGTAAGAGAGATTTATGTATATGAATCACTAATTCCTAAAAATTCATATATTGAGAAAAATTTTATTCATGATTTGATCCATGGAAAGATTCATGCAATAATATTCGGTAGCTCGTTATCCGTCAATAATCTATTTAAAATGCTTAAGAGACACATATCCGTAAATGAGTTAAGAAATCTTCTGAATAACAAATCGACTATTGTAGCGATCGGCCCCCTAACGGCAAGGACGTTGCACGAATTAAAAGTGAAAGTTGACGTCATGCCAAGCAATTATCTATTCGATGGAGCTTTATTTGCTTTAGCTCAATATTGGAATAAGCCCCTATAA